A window from Gottschalkiaceae bacterium SANA encodes these proteins:
- a CDS encoding phospho-sugar mutase, with product MKIKERYQKWIDSSYLSEKDRVSLLKITEGSEIKECFGRELTFGTGGMRGELGLGPNRMNRYMVGKVVQAAMTHLRDGKDEPRVIIAFDTRRMSRLFADEAARVALANGARVFLFDGERPVPELSFAVRKLQADIGIMITASHNPPEYNGVKLYGADGAQLVPKRIQPIIDAFSAITELALIHRDHSNCLSDHTKFSYLGEEMDEFYVSYCLSQKKRKDVDCAIKVVYTPLHGAGNRLVRRVLARRGYQNVWTVSSQERPDPDFSTVSTPNPEESEAMQLAVELAKKRDADLVLATDPDCDRVGVVVMDQGKPFPLNGNQIGALLLNYLINQTHEIPKGATVVKTIVTSDLGRKIAEKNGLICEETLTGFKYIGEKIESFQSLEDRSFFFGYEESYGYLTGNQVRDKDGVLAAMLIVEMASFYCCHGVSLRSHLQEIYHDFGFYKEALDSFESKGLKGQEKIQKIMERFRTRSPFLGSQIKIIDYLSSDTGLPTENVIKVFFESAWVAIRPSGTEPKLKCYYSTWADSQAASDESMEMIQKQMREFIHAEFDK from the coding sequence ATGAAGATAAAGGAGCGGTATCAAAAATGGATTGACAGTTCGTATTTATCTGAAAAAGATCGCGTGAGTCTTTTGAAAATTACGGAAGGATCGGAAATAAAAGAATGTTTTGGTCGTGAACTTACTTTCGGAACAGGAGGCATGCGCGGAGAGTTGGGATTAGGACCCAATCGGATGAACCGGTATATGGTGGGAAAAGTTGTTCAAGCGGCCATGACGCATCTTCGAGATGGTAAAGATGAACCACGAGTGATTATTGCCTTCGATACGCGTCGCATGTCGCGATTGTTCGCTGATGAGGCTGCGCGGGTTGCTTTGGCTAATGGTGCGCGAGTTTTTCTTTTTGATGGAGAACGCCCTGTACCAGAATTGTCCTTTGCTGTTCGTAAGCTTCAAGCTGATATTGGGATTATGATCACCGCTAGTCATAATCCACCTGAATACAATGGCGTGAAACTGTATGGCGCCGATGGGGCGCAATTGGTACCGAAACGAATACAGCCGATTATTGACGCCTTCTCTGCTATTACGGAATTGGCATTGATTCATCGGGATCATTCTAATTGTTTATCGGATCATACAAAGTTTTCCTATCTTGGTGAAGAGATGGATGAGTTTTATGTTTCCTATTGCCTCTCTCAAAAGAAAAGAAAAGATGTTGATTGTGCAATCAAAGTCGTTTATACACCACTTCATGGTGCTGGAAATCGTTTGGTTCGCCGCGTTTTGGCAAGACGTGGTTATCAGAACGTATGGACCGTTAGCTCTCAAGAACGTCCAGACCCTGATTTTTCAACGGTAAGTACACCGAATCCCGAGGAATCGGAAGCGATGCAGCTTGCTGTTGAGTTGGCAAAAAAAAGGGATGCGGATCTTGTACTTGCAACGGATCCGGACTGTGATCGTGTTGGTGTGGTTGTTATGGATCAAGGGAAGCCATTTCCTTTAAATGGCAATCAAATTGGCGCTTTGTTGTTGAATTACTTGATCAATCAAACCCATGAAATTCCAAAAGGGGCAACCGTGGTGAAAACCATCGTGACAAGTGACCTGGGACGAAAAATTGCGGAGAAAAACGGATTGATCTGCGAGGAAACCTTGACTGGATTTAAGTATATTGGAGAAAAAATTGAATCGTTTCAATCATTGGAAGACCGCTCTTTCTTCTTTGGTTACGAAGAAAGTTACGGATATTTGACGGGAAATCAGGTGCGAGACAAGGATGGCGTGCTCGCTGCCATGTTGATTGTTGAAATGGCTTCCTTTTACTGTTGCCACGGTGTTTCATTGCGCAGCCATCTTCAAGAGATCTATCATGATTTTGGATTCTATAAAGAAGCATTGGATTCCTTTGAAAGCAAAGGATTAAAGGGACAAGAAAAAATTCAAAAGATAATGGAACGATTTCGAACAAGGTCTCCTTTTTTAGGGTCGCAGATAAAAATAATTGATTATCTGTCTTCCGATACGGGTCTTCCTACTGAAAACGTCATCAAAGTCTTTTTTGAGTCGGCATGGGTGGCAATTCGTCCTTCTGGAACAGAGCCAAAATTGAAGTGCTACTATTCGACCTGGGCGGATAGCCAAGCGGCTTCTGATGAATCTATGGAAATGATTCAAAAACAAATGCGTGAATTTATTCATGCAGAGTTTGACAAATAG
- the thrS gene encoding threonine--tRNA ligase, with translation MNQNVQVTLPDGSIKEVQKGTTILDVARGISEGLARVIVGAKWNGELTDLNETIEIDGQLSLIKMDEEDGKHFFWHTSAHLMAHAIQNLFPDTKFAIGPAIKEGFYYDVETEHRFTPEDLEKLEVEMKKLAKQNFAMEKEILSREAALSLFREKEEDYKVELIEDLPEDAEISIYRQGDFIDLCKGPHLLGTKRIKAIKLMSIAGAYWRGDEKRTMLQRIYGITFEKKKELDAYLERIEEAKKRDHRRLGKELGLFVMHKEGPGFPFFLPKGMVIRNLLQDLWKREHILRGYGEIMTPLILNEDLWHTSGHWDHYQDNMYFTKIDEEDYAIKPMNCPGSMLAYKSGRYSYRDLPLRMGELGLVHRHEAAGALHGLFRVRSFTQDDAHIFMTPEQIKDEIIGVMKFVDDIYAIFGFKYNVEVSTRPEDSMGTDEEWEHATASLVSALDELEQPYTINEGDGAFYGPKIDIHLEDAIGRTWQCGTVQLDFQMPQRFELSYVGADNQKHVPIMIHRVIFGSIERFIGILIEHYAGKFPVWLSPVQVSVLPISDKYNEYAKEVMNSLQGAGVRVDMDQRTEKIGYKIREAQLQKTPYMIIVGEKEVEAKAVAVRNRDAGDLGAMELNDFIARIHEEVEQYQ, from the coding sequence ATGAATCAAAATGTACAAGTAACGTTGCCGGATGGATCGATCAAAGAGGTGCAAAAAGGCACGACAATTCTAGATGTTGCAAGAGGGATTTCCGAAGGTTTGGCGCGAGTGATTGTAGGGGCCAAATGGAATGGGGAGTTGACTGATCTAAATGAAACCATTGAAATAGATGGTCAATTGTCTTTAATTAAGATGGACGAAGAAGATGGAAAACATTTTTTCTGGCATACAAGTGCCCATCTGATGGCACATGCGATTCAAAACTTGTTTCCAGATACCAAGTTTGCAATTGGACCGGCAATCAAGGAAGGTTTTTATTATGATGTAGAAACCGAGCATCGTTTTACACCGGAAGATTTGGAAAAATTGGAAGTGGAAATGAAAAAGCTGGCAAAACAAAATTTTGCAATGGAAAAAGAAATTCTATCTCGAGAGGCAGCACTGAGCCTATTCCGCGAAAAGGAAGAAGACTATAAGGTTGAATTGATTGAAGACCTGCCAGAGGATGCGGAAATTTCAATTTACCGCCAAGGAGATTTTATTGATCTGTGCAAGGGACCTCATTTGTTGGGAACCAAGCGAATTAAAGCGATTAAACTCATGAGTATTGCAGGTGCTTACTGGCGTGGTGATGAAAAAAGAACCATGTTGCAACGGATTTATGGGATTACCTTTGAAAAGAAAAAAGAGCTGGATGCCTATTTAGAGAGAATCGAAGAAGCAAAAAAACGTGATCATCGTCGTTTGGGAAAAGAATTGGGACTCTTTGTTATGCACAAGGAAGGTCCTGGATTTCCTTTCTTCCTACCAAAGGGAATGGTCATTCGAAATCTATTGCAGGATCTATGGAAACGAGAGCATATCCTGCGTGGTTACGGCGAAATTATGACACCTTTGATTTTGAACGAAGACTTGTGGCATACCTCAGGTCATTGGGATCACTATCAAGATAATATGTATTTCACAAAAATCGATGAAGAAGATTATGCGATTAAACCTATGAACTGTCCTGGTTCCATGTTAGCTTATAAGAGCGGACGCTATTCCTACCGGGATTTACCATTGCGAATGGGCGAATTGGGTCTTGTGCATCGCCATGAAGCTGCAGGAGCCTTGCATGGACTGTTCCGTGTTCGTTCATTCACACAAGATGACGCTCATATCTTTATGACACCTGAGCAAATCAAAGATGAAATTATCGGGGTTATGAAGTTTGTCGATGATATTTATGCGATTTTTGGATTCAAATATAACGTAGAGGTATCTACACGTCCTGAGGATTCCATGGGAACTGATGAAGAGTGGGAACATGCAACGGCTTCTCTTGTTTCTGCATTGGACGAGTTGGAACAACCTTATACCATTAATGAGGGAGACGGTGCTTTTTACGGTCCGAAAATTGATATTCATTTGGAGGATGCGATTGGTAGAACATGGCAATGCGGCACGGTTCAACTCGATTTCCAAATGCCTCAGCGTTTTGAGTTGTCCTATGTTGGTGCCGATAATCAGAAACATGTGCCAATCATGATTCATCGCGTGATTTTTGGAAGTATTGAACGATTTATCGGTATATTGATCGAGCATTATGCAGGTAAATTCCCGGTATGGTTGTCGCCTGTTCAGGTATCGGTTTTACCGATTAGCGATAAATATAATGAGTATGCGAAAGAAGTTATGAATTCCTTGCAAGGTGCGGGTGTTCGTGTTGATATGGATCAACGTACAGAGAAAATTGGATACAAAATTCGCGAAGCACAATTGCAAAAGACGCCATATATGATTATTGTGGGTGAAAAAGAAGTGGAAGCAAAAGCTGTAGCCGTGAGGAATCGAGATGCAGGCGATCTTGGCGCTATGGAACTCAACGATTTTATTGCGCGGATCCATGAAGAAGTGGAACAGTATCAATAA
- a CDS encoding 16S rRNA (uracil(1498)-N(3))-methyltransferase: protein MNLILLREKDFLPSGLAKVSPRQERHIRKVHRAVNGQTLRVGLENGKMGFGTIRSMEDEAILLDVDCTEEPPAPSSIRLILAMPRPKALKRIIQDITTLGIKELHIIKTWRVEKSYWSSPALAAESLEEQIRLGLEQGRDTVFPTITIHPYFKPFVEDLLPEISEGSLKLVAHPKTDQQAPRDVQEPITLVIGPEGGFIEYEIQQFEEIGFQIVSLGDRIMRVETAIPILIGRLT, encoded by the coding sequence ATGAATCTGATTTTATTGCGCGAGAAGGATTTTCTTCCCTCTGGACTGGCGAAAGTCAGTCCGCGGCAGGAGCGCCATATTCGAAAGGTGCATCGAGCGGTCAATGGGCAAACGCTGCGTGTGGGTCTGGAAAATGGAAAGATGGGTTTTGGTACGATACGATCGATGGAAGACGAGGCCATTCTCCTGGATGTGGATTGCACCGAGGAACCGCCAGCACCCTCTTCCATCCGTTTGATCTTAGCGATGCCAAGACCTAAGGCCTTAAAACGTATTATCCAGGATATAACGACCCTTGGGATCAAGGAATTGCACATTATTAAAACCTGGCGTGTGGAGAAGAGTTATTGGTCGTCTCCGGCATTGGCTGCAGAGAGCTTGGAAGAGCAGATTCGATTGGGATTGGAACAGGGGCGTGATACGGTTTTTCCTACAATTACCATTCATCCCTATTTTAAGCCCTTTGTTGAAGATCTTTTGCCGGAGATCAGCGAGGGGAGTCTTAAACTTGTTGCGCATCCGAAAACAGATCAACAAGCACCACGTGATGTTCAAGAACCGATTACACTTGTCATTGGACCTGAGGGTGGATTTATCGAATATGAAATTCAGCAGTTTGAAGAGATTGGTTTTCAAATTGTTTCTCTTGGGGATCGAATTATGCGCGTCGAAACAGCGATACCCATATTAATCGGACGACTCACTTAG
- a CDS encoding histidinol phosphate phosphatase has translation MFDSHIHSSISSDSTLEATDALRELKEKNIGGTFTEHYDFGYPEADSFLFDPKGYFSKYDDLRSSQFFLGVELGLVPGFGKSAADLIRNYPFDYVIGSIHVVENIDIYYPEFYTDRSKTETYGAYLKAMEACILEFSDFDALGHIDYIARYAPYPDPEVWSDSNLHHLLDRVLKALIETGRVLELNTRRIETNADFESIRPIYIRYAELGGHAVTLGSDAHTSERIGWKIREAHTFIESLGLKAVVFQKRKMIYL, from the coding sequence ATGTTCGATTCGCATATCCACTCCTCGATTTCTTCGGATTCTACCCTAGAGGCTACCGATGCACTTCGAGAGTTAAAAGAAAAAAATATCGGTGGAACTTTTACGGAACATTATGATTTTGGATATCCGGAAGCGGACTCATTTTTATTTGATCCCAAGGGCTATTTTTCGAAGTATGATGACTTGAGAAGCAGCCAATTCTTCTTGGGCGTTGAATTGGGATTGGTGCCAGGATTCGGAAAAAGCGCAGCAGATTTGATTCGAAACTATCCCTTTGATTATGTAATCGGATCGATTCATGTTGTTGAAAACATCGACATTTATTATCCAGAGTTTTATACTGACCGATCGAAAACAGAGACCTATGGCGCCTACTTAAAAGCTATGGAGGCTTGTATTCTTGAATTTTCCGATTTCGACGCTCTAGGCCATATTGATTATATAGCAAGATATGCGCCATATCCCGATCCAGAAGTTTGGTCGGATTCCAACTTGCATCATCTTTTGGACCGTGTATTGAAAGCGTTAATTGAAACAGGACGCGTATTGGAATTAAACACGAGACGGATTGAGACGAATGCTGACTTTGAATCCATTCGACCCATCTATATCCGCTATGCGGAGTTGGGTGGACATGCGGTGACCCTTGGATCAGATGCGCACACCAGTGAGCGCATAGGCTGGAAGATAAGAGAAGCCCATACCTTTATTGAATCATTGGGTTTAAAAGCAGTTGTCTTTCAAAAGCGAAAGATGATTTACCTATAG